ACGAGCCGAACGACACGTTCCTCGTGGATGCCGAAGGCGTCGGCTCCGAGGTTTTGTTCCGGATCTTTTATGATGGCGAACTGGTGAAGCAGGTCAAGGGAAGTCCCAGGGAGCCCGCCCAATGACCGCGTGCGAGCTGACCCCCTCGATTCTGTCCTGCGATCCTTCGCAGTTTCGCCCCGCGGTGCGCGAGCTGATGGAGGCGGGGGTCGAGTGGATTCACTTCGACGTCATGGACGGCCAGTTCGTCCCGCCGATCACGTTCGGCCACGAGCTGGTGGCCAGCCTGCGCTCCTTGGGCGAGACGCCGTTCGAGGCGCATCTCATGACCTTGACGCCGGAGCGCCATTTCCAAGCGTTCGTCGAAGCGGGGTGCAGCAGGGTGACCTTTCACGTCGAAGTGGCTCCCCACGCGCACCGCCTGATCCAGACGTTGCACGAACTCGGAGCGCAGGCGGGCGTGGCGCTGAATCCCGGCACGCCGGTCGAGGCGGTGCGGGGCGTCCTGGAGATCGCCGACCTGATCTTGGTGATGACCGTGAACCCCGGCTGGGGAGGGCAGGCGTTCCTCGATCCGATGCTGCGCAAGGTTGAGCAACTGCGCTCGCTGAAGCCGGACTTGACGATTCAGGTCGATGGAGGGATCGATCCCGTGCACCTCAGGCGGGCGCGTGAGGCCGGCGCCAACGCCTTCGTGTCGGGGAGCTTCCTTGTGCAGCAGCTCAGCCTCGCGGACGGAGTCGGCCAATTGAGGGCCGCATGCGGGTAAAGCTCGTCACAACCGCGCTGCTCGTCTTTGGGATCGTGCTCCTAGTGGGTTGGCCGTGGATCGTCGGCGCCAAGCCCGCCGCGACCGCGCCCGAGCAGGAAAGGCTGCGCTACCTGCTACGTTACGGAATCTACTTCGTCACCCTGCTGCTCACGTTCTTCTCGACCGCCGTCGGGGCCGTGCTGGTGGCGCGGCAGGCGCGCCGCCAACTCAAGGAGGAGGCGATGGAGAACTTCCACAGCCTTCTGGAAGGCACGCTCGAGGACCATGGGCAGGGCCGAAATGACGCTTGAGCGGGCGATGGACCGCGCCATCGCGCTCTCGCGCCGCGGATACCCCGCGCCGAACCCCCGCGTGGGGTGCGTGATCGTGCGGGACGGCGAGATCGTGGGCGAGGGATTCCACCCGTACGCCGGGGCGCCCCACGCCGAGGTCTTCGCGCTTCGGGAGGCCGGGGACAAGGCCAGGGGAGCCACGGCGGTCGTCACCCTCGAGCCGTGCGCGCACACCGGCCGCACCCCGCCCTGCGCTGAAGCCCTGATCGAGGCGGGGATCAAAGAGGTGGTCGTGGCCGTCCGCGACCCCAACCCGCGCGCTGCGGGCGGGGGCGCGTGGCTTGAACGGCACGGCATTTCCGTGACCTACGGGATCCGGGCGCAGCGCGCGGCGTCTGCCAACGAGGTGTTCCTCCAAGCGCACGCCCTCGGCCGGCCGTTCGTGGTGGCGAAGGCGGCGATGACCCTGGACGGGCGAATCGCCCTTCCCGACGGCCGTAGCCGCTGGATCACCGGGGATCGTGCCCGGCGGGAGGCGCACCGGCTGCGCGCGGAACTCGGATGCGTTCTCGTTGGGCGGGGAACCGTGGCCGCGGACGATCCGCTCCTCACCGCGAGGCTTCGAGGCGTTCACCATCCGCCCGTCCGCGTCGTGCTCGATCCCCGCGCGCGGCTGAATGGAACGGAACGCATCTTCGGCCCCGAGGCGCCCACGCTGCGTTTTGTGGGGGACTCCTCGACTCT
This portion of the Fimbriimonadaceae bacterium genome encodes:
- the rpe gene encoding ribulose-phosphate 3-epimerase, translated to MTACELTPSILSCDPSQFRPAVRELMEAGVEWIHFDVMDGQFVPPITFGHELVASLRSLGETPFEAHLMTLTPERHFQAFVEAGCSRVTFHVEVAPHAHRLIQTLHELGAQAGVALNPGTPVEAVRGVLEIADLILVMTVNPGWGGQAFLDPMLRKVEQLRSLKPDLTIQVDGGIDPVHLRRAREAGANAFVSGSFLVQQLSLADGVGQLRAACG
- the ribD gene encoding bifunctional diaminohydroxyphosphoribosylaminopyrimidine deaminase/5-amino-6-(5-phosphoribosylamino)uracil reductase RibD, producing the protein MGRAEMTLERAMDRAIALSRRGYPAPNPRVGCVIVRDGEIVGEGFHPYAGAPHAEVFALREAGDKARGATAVVTLEPCAHTGRTPPCAEALIEAGIKEVVVAVRDPNPRAAGGGAWLERHGISVTYGIRAQRAASANEVFLQAHALGRPFVVAKAAMTLDGRIALPDGRSRWITGDRARREAHRLRAELGCVLVGRGTVAADDPLLTARLRGVHHPPVRVVLDPRARLNGTERIFGPEAPTLRFVGDSSTLEADRKASLRAGELDLGQVLGDLWSEGITGVLVEGGGVTLARFLKAQLVDRLELFVAPKVLGAGPAWATGEPWPSLEASPSFDIRRVRRLGPDVQITAVPRRHKGARGA